The following is a genomic window from Nicotiana tabacum cultivar K326 chromosome 3, ASM71507v2, whole genome shotgun sequence.
GGGAGACAAGAACACAAAATTCTTCCACAGAACAGCTAATGCTCATATGAGATATAACAACATTGACCAGTTGATTGTGGAAGGGGAACTATTCAGAATCCTGAAGATATCAAGTGGGAGGTGATCAGTTTCTACCAAAAGCtttacaaaaaagaagaagaatggagGCCACTAGGTACGATTAGAAATAATCAGATGATTACACCAGAAGATAATTTAATGTTATAGAGTCCATTTGAAGAACGTGAGATATGGGATAGTGTGAAGGCATGTGCTGGAGACAAAGCACTTGGCCCAGATGGATTCGCAATGGCCTTTTTCATCAATTGCTGGGATGTGGTTAAAAAGGAAGTGGTAGCTATTAATCAGAATTTTCATGAACAACGAATGTTTAAAAGGAGCCTCAATGCTACTTTTGTGGCTTTGATTCCTAAGAAAGTGGGGGCAAAAGAACTAAGATATTATAGGCCTATCAGTTTGATAGGCAGTATATACAAGATCATCTCCAAATTACTGATTGAGAGGCTCAAGAAAGTGGTCAACAAATTGATAGATACTCAACATATAACATTCATTAGAGGAAGACAGATCATGGATGCAGTCCTAATCGCCAATGAATGCATTGATTCTAGGAAAACAAGCAAGGAACTTGGGTTACTTTGCAAGCTGGACATAGAGGAAGCCTATGATCATCTGAATTGGAACTTTCTTCTGGAAACTTTAAGGAAAATGGGCTTTGGAGGAAGATGGATAAATTGGATAAAATTATGCATATCTACTGTGAGATTTTCAGTACTCATCAATGGAGCACCAATTGGTTTCTTACCTTCTCAGAGGGGTTTGAGACAAGGTGATCCTCTCTCTCATTTCCTATGCATCATTGCTCTGGAAGGATTGAATGATATGCTGAAAAGAGCTCAAACAAACAATTAGATCAAGGTATTCAAAGTGAACTCTAGGGCTGATAGCAACATGATGATCTCCCACTTGCAGTATGCTAATGACACTCTGGTATTTTGCGAAGCTGATAGAGAACAACCGAAAACGCTAAGGGTGATCTTCATTCTCTTTGAAGCCATCTCTGGACTACACATTAACTGGCATAAAAACTTCATTTTTCCAGTTAATGAGATATTAGAGATTCAAAGACTTGCTGATATTCTTGGTGGGAAGGTAGGTGAGTTACCTACTGTTTATTTGGGGATGTCACTAGGAGCCAAGAGTAAGTCAAAAGGAATTTGGAATGGTGTGCTGGAGAAGTGTGAAAAGAAGCTAGCAAATTGGAAGAATCAATATCTATCTATAGGGGGAAGGCTAATCTTGATTAACTCTGTTCTTGATGCCATGTCAACCTATATGATATCTCTATTTCCAATGCCAATTAATGTAGTGAAGAGAATAGATGCATTAAGAAGAAATTTCCTATGAGAAGGCAACAGTGACACGAAGAAATTCCACCTGGTCAAGTGGAACTCTCTTACTACTAGCAAGAAGATAGGGAGATTAGGAATCAAAGATCTAAGAATTAAGAACCAGAGTCTGATGATGAAGTGGCTATGGAGATTTGCGGCAAAGGAGCAAACACTGTGGAGAGAGGTAGTTAGGGAGAAATATGGAATGGAAGGAAAATAGACAACCAAACCAGTGAGAAGTCCATATGGTGTCAGTGTATGGAAGTCAATTAGGAACTTGTGGCTAAAAGTGATTGACAAGACAAAGTTCAAACTTGGGAATGGTAGGAAGATTTCCTTGTAGGAAGACAACTGGCTAGGCCAAGGCCCTTTGAAGCTACTCTTTCCTGACATATACACCttgaatcaacaacaacaagcaaCTTTAGATGAGGCATGGACTAATCAAGGTTGAAACCTTACATTCAGAAGACTTCTAAATAATTAGGAAATTGATAGAGCAATTGAGTTTTACAGGACCCTGGAGCTATTCACTGGAACCAACTCTAATCAAGATCTCATCATATGGCAAGGGAACAGGAAGGGGAAATTTTCTGTTAAGTGTGCATATAAGGAATTCAACCTGTCAAACAACCAGGTTGGTTGTTGGCCATGGAAGATGATATGGAAAGTGAAAATCCCCTATAAGGTTGCTTGCTTTTCATGGCTACTAGCAAAGGAAGCGGTTCTAACTCAAGATAATCTAAGTAAAAAAGGATTTACTTGTGTTCTAGATGTTACTTGTGTGGAGAGGAGGCAGAGACACTTAATCATCTCTTTTTGCATTGCAAATTCACTATACAAATATGGAGAATTTTTATTAGCTTAAGGGGAATTGTATGGGCAATGCTGagaagaatttttgatgttctagCATGCTGGAATAAAGAGGGCGATCTTTCTAGCTATAAAGAGAGATGGAGCATTGTTCCAACCTGCATTTGGTGGACAATCTGGGAAAAGAGAAATCAGAGATATTTTGAAGACAAGTCCAGTAACATCCAGAAGACAAAGATGAAGTGTCTAGCTTTTTCTATTTTTGGTGTAAAGGAAAGTCTTTAGAGGATCATGAATCCATCTTTGATGTTCTAGATTCCTTGTGAGAAGACCAAGGATCATATGTgctttactttcttttttttgggCTCTCCTATGTAATTATGGGTGTCTTCACAAATTTAGTGAAGAGTATATATTAATATACAAATATGTTACCTtctcaacaacaaaaaaaatgtatGAAGctatactttttttttattacttCAAAAGAGATTTGGACTATTCAAAATGTATGAAATTATTAAAACATTTGACTTAGTGGTGAAAAGTAAAATTACTAGGTGATAAatgttttttaaaatattatgtaaAATGGCAGAGATGCGTGCAAAATGCCTTGAACACCTTAAACATGTTAAGATAAAAACATATACGAATATTATTAACCTGTGGCTCTTCCTCGAGAGCCTCCCTTCGAGACTGCCAATTTACATATATGATAATGGCTTTCAATTGGTCCTGCGCTGCCTCCAATATAGACGAGCAAGAAACATTATACTCTTACACTGATGCTCCATAACGATCCTAATTACATGTTTAGATCTTTTTGTTTCTTATTTACATCCTGGAAATATGATTTTTACGTATCTTTTCAAAACTTAGCCAACTTACTACCACCGGGACACAATGCACGACTTGGACATGCACTCAACCACGCTCACTTTTTGAGGGCTGTTGGAGATCATGCGCTGCTGCTTTTCAGATAGCTAGCTTTAGCGGTTAAGTTTTAAGCTTTAGGTTTTTGTGCAATTTGCATACTTTGTAATCTAATCTCTTTTTTAATAGGAAGTCAAAGCTAACAATGAAGCTGAAGCTTTAGACGGAGAAGTTCAaacaggagttcatccagtagaAGATATAAGATGTAACAATAACAACATTGACAACAACATGACAGAGAGAAGAGACCAAGAGAGGTCAAGATAAAAGATAAAACCCCGGATCTTGGAACTAacaaaggaatattgagattcaCAAGAGGGATTTTTGTTTTTACTTCACGTCGTGTACTTTAAACAACGTGTCCTTGACAAAAGATAAGCTTGCCGCAACTATCTATTACCATAAATACCAGGAGAAAATGCATCGGAGTGTTTTCATTCATTAATAGAAGGCCCTTCTGGTTTATTTCAGAGTGTAAATGCAATAGGCatattctcatctatcgcagctgTACTGTTATTACTCTTATCTAATGTCAAGGATAAACCAATTGAGCTTTCCCGAAAGAAATCCAAGATTATTCATTGTAGGGTTACCTTTCTTTATGTAGATAATTATACACTTGAGATATGCTTACAGGCATTAGGCCTTTCAGTTGAAGCCAATTTAACTTGTCTTTGTCCATTTATGGTCCAACCAAATTTCTTCGGCTAAGTCATAATTTTGTTCATTAGCAGTAAATAACTTTTTGTATTTGACAGGAATTGATTTTATCTTTTTGTTCCTCTGCTCTGCTATTTCAGAAACATGTCGATCCAATTCTAATCTCTCGAAAACAAGAAAAAGACATTAGTTTGAATTTTACCTTgggttttatatttatatatttggattgattaaattattatttatataataattcaATATATGTGTGTTTTACATATGACTATATATTTTGGTACCATTCtgtatttcaatttttttaaatgtATAACATACCGAATACGGAAGTTTAAAAAATTTATACAGAATATtgtaccaaataccaaaatatcaattcgaaatactaatattttttattttaattcaattttTACGAAATTATCCACGCTCCTAGTGGAGAGAGAAAATCATGTTTTAAGTTTGATGGTGTTGAGTCTGTTGGCTGAAACAAAAGGTATCTGAAAAATGAgttgatttatttttggatttgccTAATGAATATTATTTCTTCCATGATGCAGGAAACAAGTCCAAATGTAGTGAATTCCATTTCCCATGGTCGTGAAAAATGTAGTAGTCAGATTCTGTTGTCCATAGTATGGCATTGCTTAGATTTCATTCTTATAACATGTCCTTCAACAATTGTCGCAAAGGAGTTATATCAATTTAACATTGTCAAAAGAGATGAGATACGTACTCCTCTTTTCCTAGTGGATGTTGGGGTAGATCTGTAAATAGCCTAGTGGCATTTCAATGGCTAGCGATTATAATCCGCAATGCCAAGGAGATGCTAATGAATCTCTCAGACTGATATAACCATTAGTaattggcaaaatacataagttgctaCCTAACCTTTGGCCCAAATCCCCCTTACACACTTTCTGTGGACGATAATAACATTACACACGCAACCTTTCTAAAGTGTATCTAGTACATACCTCTTTTGACCAAGTAAGTTTCACGCAAAAGGAGCGCGTGAAGAGGTGAAAAACGAGAATCTGCATGATTATTTGAACGTTGTAGATTTAAATTAATTGACCCAATGgtctaaataatttttttcctttttatccttTTCTACCTTTTATTATTTCAcacaaaatacaaaaagaaaaaacaaaaaaacataaACACTAATACCTCCGTCCGATCGTCCCCAACCCCTATTCCGGCAAACTGACAAACTGGACGACTTGAGCAAGATTTTGATTTCTATTCACCGTGGTCTTTTATATCTTCACCTGTGCTTTTCTTTAATGCCATGGATTTTACAGTAAACCCCTCTTCTTTTATGTCTTTTGCTTGTCGGAAATGGAGTTTTGCTTACTCCGGCCTGTGAAAAGTTTGGATATTTAGCCAGAATATTTTTGATGAGTATTTTCTTGTGGGTTTTATCTTCCATGGCTGCTGAGGTTTAGAGGAGAAACAATTGCACATTTTTACCAAATCAGAAGCAAGATTAACAGAATCAATAACCAAAGAATTCCAACTAGTAGCTTCTTTTAGGCCAAAATACCATTGAGATTAGGAGATCCATCCCTAATAGTAGCATGACATTTAGGGGTTGTAGTTGAAGAAGAAACAACGGTAAAGATGATGAGGGGTTTTGGGGGGCGGGGGGAAGATAAGAGATGGATGGGTCGGGTGGGGCAGTAAATAAGGGTTAAGGTAAAAACAAAAGGGTCGGGTTTAATAATTTCAAATGGGCTAAAGTCAAACGCGTGCATTATACGGATATATTTTTTGCTTGTCCTGGTCAGAAGAGGTGTATACTAGATACACTTTAGAAAGGTTGCATGTGTAATGTTATTATCAAACACAGAAAGTGCGTAAGGGGAATTTGGACCAAAGGTTAGGGGGCAACTTATGTATTTTACCTTAGTAATTTGACCATAAGTTGCCAATTGTGTGTTGAAAGCCGAGAACTAACTATACTCCTCCTCGTGAAAAATATGAGTTTAGGAGGCTTCGAAAGATCTTAGAAGCAAATTTTCATTTTATgtttttgacacaaatattatccGTTAAACTCATTGAACAATTAAAATtatggaactagggtcaaatataTATTGGCAACTAGAGTCAATGATGCATGAAAGACCaccagaaagaaaaagagaagggagAGAGGTTGAGCATGAACAAGTAAGCCTATAGTAATGCCAGGGAGTATTACTTTGAAATCTTCGCCTCAAACAGCCAACTCTGACTCTTTtagaacaaataaaaaataaaaatcaaacacTCACAAACAACAAACTGAAACAGCTAAGTCGATGCCACCAGCAGTTGCCGTCAAGCATCTTAAATTCACGAGAAAAAGAAGGCAACGATAATAATGGCAAATATATTGATTCGGTATATAGCAGACTTCGCAGGGAAAGAAAATCACATTATTCTTTGGCAAATGGATGGCCATAACTTTCCTCCGAAGTACAGAAAAGGTTACAACTTCATCGCActtgagcaacaacaagaaagcTTGCTGGTACTTTTACTTGTATAACATATCCATTATAGAAATAGTTTTAGATCCAAGGCTATCCACTGTGAATGACGGGGGATTGAATTACTCCACATGGAACGATAGAAAGATTCACACGGATTGAGAAGAAAGAGAACAAAAACAAAAGTATAACGGAAACTGTAAGAAGTTAAAGTGCACTCTGTTTCATCCATGTCATTCGTCAAACTCATGCATATGATCCAAGAGATAGTTTGCAGCCAGCTCCTCATTTTTGTTGCATGCAAAAAATACTTGCAATACCAAAGCTCGATCGAAACCCATAGCTTCAAGCTGTTAAGATCAACACCACCAAGCAGAAATAGACAAGCACTATCATGTCAGAATAAAATTTCATGTCCGCTAAAgcctatgttgcgcggactctccaaaatgtagccgcacccgtgtcggatccttcaaaaatgcactacttttggaggatccgacacgtatCCTGccacattttcggagagtccgagcagCATAGGCTAAAGCTAGTGTAACtgcaaaagtaaaatttggaaaGCCAAGTAACATCCATCATAGTTTGCCGCTTTACAATAATGATTATAATGAAATCTCAAGTAACATCCAAGAAGTTCTCTCCTTTCTCATAATGATTTCACGATCATTGGAAACTCAAGTCAGAGATGCTATGGCTCTGTATTACGTAAAAGCACAGTATAGTTTCAACAAACATTCATGAAAAGGCAACAGTGATTACTCTGAAGTTGACATTCCACTCCTATAGGGAAACTGTTATGAAATGAACTAACTCTAACTGAACCTGAAACCATGTGGTACAACCTAAAAGATAAATGAAGAACTTACTCGTTCGATAGCCTCACGCTCTTCAGGTGTGACAGTCACAGCTTGTGGTATAGCCCCTGCCGGCTGCCCGGGCACATTCCTGATAGCACCACATAAGTGACAAAGTAAACCTCACATACACATGAGATGCTGAAGAAAGGATTTCAGACAGCTAGAAGCTAAAGTAACTGAGCCTCATATGCATCCTTCTCCCTAATGCAAAACAAGAAGTTCTCACCCCTCGCTCTCAACAGGTTCATTGATGAGGCGCAGAAAGTCAGCTTGGTGTTCTTGAATAAGCCGCATCAATTGAGGATTTTGCTTACCCAACTCCTGGAGCATAGGCTGCAAAGTAAAAGGAAGTCATGGTTCCAGAAAACATTTGTAAATGGTTTGGGCAAACAAAATTAAAAGCCAGTTTGTGTTGATGTGTATGTGTATGCGTGTGATACCTGCAATATCTGCGGGTTTGCTTGCACCATTGCTCGAAGGGCTTGAAACTGTTGATGGATAAAAGAGGCTATAAAATTATGCTTACAAATTTAATAACCAATTTTACAAAGGCAGGATGTGCACCTGTGGACTATTGCTTAAGAAATCTAAATTTCCAGCTCCAGCATTGGAACCGACATTTGGAAGGCCCTGATGGtaattttgtgataatttttagcATATTGAATAACTACAGCATAAATTCAAATATTCTGGTAGATTTCACCACCTGAGGAAAGAGATCTAAAGGATTAGCGTTTGGGCCACCGGACGGAACTGCCGGCTGTGAAGCCTGAACCGGAGGATTTACTGCCTGTCCGCTGGCAGGAGCAAGAGCAGGAGCAGGAGCAGCAGGTGGAATTTCTGCTTGCTCAGGAATACCCTAAAAGATATTAGTGTACTTTAAAGTCAATTAAAAGATATGATTATACAAGACAAGAAAATACTAGCTAGCATAACACACGAGCACTAACTGCCAGCAGAATGTGAACATTTTCTTACTTTCTGAAGTAACTCTATTCTCTGGGCAAAGTAACTACAGGAGAATATGAAGCTTCAGGAATACAACCAGAGAAGGGCATTGTGATGCACAAAGTAAAGAAGAATCAATCAATTAGCTATGCCTCAATCTCAAACTAGCTAGGGTAGGGCTATATAAATTCTGTATATCCGGTTATAAAAAACAATCATCTACATTCATCCACTCTACTCGGTCTATTTCATTCAAATACTAAATAGTTTGCCTTTCAAAATTAGGGATTCTCAAAAACTACAGGTTCCCCAACTAGTTGGTGTTGCTTGTACGATCCTTGGCTTCCATTATGTTTCGTTCTTAAGCTAAAACAATGGGGAAATTTTTAAGTATGGTCCCAAGGTCATAACATGAAGAAAGAGGATAAAGCCTGCAACAGCAAAAGTGACGAAGAACATGGAAAAAATACCTCAAACATAGCAAAGATAGCAgccaagaaaaagaaacaaaagagagagagagagagaaatcgaTCATACAGGAAGGGGGTGGTGGTGATATGATAAAACAGTACACAAGACAATATTTAGTACAGTTGCACACCCAACACATGGATAAATTCTCCTAGTCCACAGTTTAAGAGACTTAGAAATGATTGTCAGCCAAAACTGAAAGTGCATAACTCACAGAATACAAGTATTCAATAGCTCTCTCTGGATTGTTAAATGCAGCACGTAGAGCACGAATAACCGTATCCCGATCCCAACTTCCACCACCCATATCAAGAATCTGTTGAACTGTAGCTTCTAAGGTACTTCCGGCAACAAGATTCGATGCCGCTTGGCCATACACATCTGTCACAGGACTGTTTGACAAAGAAAGCATTATAAAACATGACCTAACTAATCGCATAtcaccaaaaaatatttttttagtccaagcatatcatatgcACTCACTTAGAGGAAACTGGCGCAGCGGCAGGAGTAGGAGCAGACTGAGGAGCAGATTGTGCACTAAAAAGCagaaagagagcttaagcttAAGCTAACTAAACCACAAAGATAAAAATTGATTCCAGGTATCTTCCAACAAACAGCAATAGTAAAAACTCACGGCGCCACGCTTGCAGCAGTTGCTTGAGGTGCTGTTACAGTCTGTGTAGGTTGGCCAGTGGAGGTTGCAGGTTGGGCCTAGTCAAACAGATATCATCAGCTTCCAAATAACCATTCTAGATTCATATAATTATCTTCAAATGGTTCACAGCATAAGATGTTACACTTCAGGTGCTATAGTCATTTCACAAGCCTCAGCAAAATCATTCTCTTTCAGCACAAAGTTCAGCTACAAAACTCATAAACCAAACATGTGTCTCCACATATACACGTACAGGTGTAAGTTACAAGAACAGTCATCATTCAAATATATAAGGAAGGTAATTATCACaactatatctatatctatagaCACTTAAACTTGCCCCCAATTTCCATTTAGACACCTTATTTACGGGTCTGACCTATTGCACACTTTATATTACTAAAAAGTGTGCCAATTGAACTCTTCATTAACAGTACACCAAAGAATCCAAACGCGTGATATTCAAATACTAATGACATGGCAATGAAGCAAATCAAAATCTGACACGAcaataaagtaaaggaaaaaagaaaggaaaaagtcACATTAGCTTTTGCTTCTTCTGGGACAGGAAAATTTTGCTTGGTGAGTTGGAGAACTTTGAGAGCGTGATTTTGGGTTTTATAGGCGCATTAACGTTGAGGAGTTTGAGGGGGCATTGCGGCAAATGAGCAGGGTAAGGCGACAGGGTCGGGCGAGATCCCAATGGAATTTTTGAAGGACACGGGCCGAGCAACCTTGGAGTCGCTTATTGGgttgtttaatgtcatttttaggatGAAGAAGATGACTAAAGAATGGAGGTGGAGTTTAATGATCTCATTGTACAAGAACAAGGGAGATATCCAAAATTACAACTATAGGAATATCAAGTTGTTGAGTCACACTATAAAAGTTTGGGAAAGGGTGGCGAAGGGGAGGGTGAGGATGAgtgtctattttcgagaaccGGTTCGGATTCATACCACTATGAGAATTTGGGAAAGGGTGGCCGAGGGGAGGGTGAGGACGAGTGTGTCCATTTTCGAGAACCAGTTCGGATTTATGCCAGGGCGATCAACCACGGAAGTCATTCATCTTGTGAGGAGATTGGTGGCGCAGTATAGAGAGCGGAAGAacgacttgcatatggtgttcattgacctagaAAAAGCTTACGATAAAATCCCGAGAGAGGTTTTATGGAAATGTTTAGAGTTAAGGGGTATTCCAGTAGTGTACACTAGGGTGATCAAGGACATGTATggtggagctaagactcgggtgaggacCGTAGGaggagaattggaacaatttcccgtggtgatggggttgcatcagggatcaACTTTTAGTCCGTTTTTACTTTCCCTGGCGATGGATGTGTTGACGCTacacattcaaggggaggtgccatgatGTATGTTATTTACAAATGATatagtactgattgacgagacgcgagggGTTAACGCTAGGCTGGAGGTTTGAAACAGACCATGGACTCTAAGGGGtctaaggggttgtttggtaggatgcattagataaaataatgcatgcattagctttgtgtattaataataccttgtttggtatactttttgaaCCTATGATTAGTTATGCATGGGATAATACCAAATAACTAATGTTTAGGATGATAGGGTTGTATAACTAATGCTTACATAATTAATGCATAAGAAACCATGGTATTAACACTGCAATAggctttaatgcatgcattagcttagttaaagacaaaattgtccttcaaaatttatgcttgatcaaaatatgttattatattaatgcaagtttgaaataatccaagaaagtggaaaataaaatcatatccctagtaaataaataaatactttggtatttttttattatataaatattcagtTTTATACTACAATATAagtagacaaatcaaataattttttttaacctttttcatatataaaaacattcctcaacatatgtttcttttaaaaagataaagtgatggcctggttatgagggtatttttgtaaacaaacaattcttttagaaattgtgcaatgcttaaatatatcaaaccaaacaatggacaagaaatatgtcagcatacCTAATATCAACATATTCAacattattcttatacaccctaccaaataAGAATAATGTATAGtgctggtataaaaatttaatatcaccttaatactttgtttggttagcaaatcaggtataagttatcccgggataacttataccttatagagggtggggtaattagcaccgggataacttataccttcttcttagaaattatgcaattatcatttttaatacaacataccaaacaatggataataaacaatctcagcataacttatcccggcataagccgtattcaaaccaaacgacgccTAAATGTTTCAAGTTGAACAAGACCAAAATATTATACTTGGAATGCAAGTTCAGTGATGGACTCATGAAGTAGAAGTGGACGTGAAGCTTGATAgtcaagtcatccccaagagtgAAAAGTTTCAAATATATTGGGCCTGTAATCCAGGGTAACAAGGACATTAATGAGGATGTTACACATCGTTTTGGAACaaggtggatgaaatggaggctcgcatCTGGTTATCTGCAAGATAAGAGTGTGCCACCATTTCTATAAGGCGGTAGTTAGACCAACTGTGTTGTATAGGGCTAAGTGTTGGCCAGCAGAGAaatctcatgtccagaagatgaaagtatcagaaatgaggatgttgagatagatgtgtGCGCATACCAGGAAAGATAAGATTAGGAAAGCTATTCAGGACAAGATAGGAGTGATCCCTATAAAGGACAAGATGCAGAAATCGAGGCAGAGGTGGTTCGAGCACATTAAGAGGAAATGCATAGAGGCCCCgattaggaggtgtgagaggttgatcATGGTGAGTCTAAGGAAGGGTAGAGGTGGGTAAAAGAAGTACTGGGAAGAGGTGATTAGGTAGGACATGACATTGCTTCAGCTTATCGCGAACATTAACCTCCACACTTTCCTATCAAGGGTAATGTCCTTGGTAGATAACATTGCTTCAGCTTACCAAGGACTAAATATTGTCTTGTGCACTGTTTTATCATAGAAAAACTACATGTTTCATTTGGCGATTTATAGTAGATGAAAATTTCTCTGCGTAGAAATGAGCTGAGTTACTTGgttgggggtgggggggggggttgcATTTACTGGATCCAGGATACTCATCTATTAACGCTTTAATCATCTACAAGACCTAGCCATATTCAATCTCCTTATCTGGAGTACTAATTAAAACCAACAAAAACTACCAAATCACCTCAATTCTTCTCCATTTTTTCACCCTATATGTATCGTCTTCTTTTATGGAAAAaacaatacataaaaatagaaaatgggaggGAGATGCATAAGCAACGCTCAAAATATCGAACGTTCAATTTTTTTCTGGGATAAGGCCATGTTTTGGTTGTGAAAGTGAGCCACATTGGGTGTGGGGTGTGGGAGGTAGGCAAGTGGGATGGAAACAAAGAGTGATAAAAACGAGAATGTTGTTTAAATTTTCTTATTTCACGCACTTAGTTTTGTTTGAGATGCACGTATGGTTCCACATCTGCATTGAGTGTTCAATTGACACACTTTTTAGTAACATGAAGAGTTCAATAGATCAGACCCTTAGATAAGATGTTTAAATGAAAAATGGTGGCAAGtttaagtgtgtgtgtatatatatatatatgtatgtgtgtgtatatatatatatttgttaaaGTAAGTTGAATTCATAATCTCAACCACCATACTAGAAACAGATATAAACTGCATAAGAAAGCTCAAATGACTAAAAGAACCTCCACAAGTAATTAAGTTCTCACCGTATTTGAAGGTGCTGGTTGCGCAGCTGAGGTTGCACTTGTTGAAACCTTATTCTACAATGAACATGGGAGGACAAAAATTGGATATGAACCAGCATCAGcgaaaaaaataaatagagaTATCCTTATTCACACAGCTCATGGAAGGAAAAGTACCCTTAAAATCATCCAGGAAGAACATCTATTTCTAACAAAACAATAGAAAAAACCTTGTGGAGCACATGCTTATATTATTCCAAAGAGTTGGTACCTTAGCAAGCATTATAACAACAAAACTATTCTCAGCGACTTTGTTTTCCTCCAACGTTGCAGTGTCCTTGAGAACTTTACCCTGGTGGATAAGCATCTGTTGTGCAGCCGGGTAGACAGCTTGACCTT
Proteins encoded in this region:
- the LOC107831957 gene encoding ubiquitin receptor RAD23d, producing the protein MKIFVKTLKGTHFEIEVKPEDTVADVKKNIETAQGQAVYPAAQQMLIHQGKVLKDTATLEENKVAENSFVVIMLAKNKVSTSATSAAQPAPSNTAQPATSTGQPTQTVTAPQATAASVAPAQSAPQSAPTPAAAPVSSNPVTDVYGQAASNLVAGSTLEATVQQILDMGGGSWDRDTVIRALRAAFNNPERAIEYLYSGIPEQAEIPPAAPAPALAPASGQAVNPPVQASQPAVPSGGPNANPLDLFPQGLPNVGSNAGAGNLDFLSNSPQFQALRAMVQANPQILQPMLQELGKQNPQLMRLIQEHQADFLRLINEPVESEGNVPGQPAGAIPQAVTVTPEEREAIERLEAMGFDRALVLQVFFACNKNEELAANYLLDHMHEFDE